CACCAGCAGTCCGCGCTCGGCCACCTCCCGCTGGAGACGGCCGTGATGGCGTGGATAGACCCGCTCCAGCGGGGTGCCCAGCACCGCCACCGGCACCCCACCCGCCTCCAGGCAGCCGCGGTGGGCCGCCGCATCGATCCCCTCCGCCAGGCCGCTCACCACCGGCCAGCCAGCCCGGGCCAGGGCCGCACCGAGGGCCTCGGCAGCGGCCATTCCGTGGCGGGATGGGCGACGGGTGCCCACGATCGCCACCCCCTGGCGACGGGCCAGCAGTGGCCAGAGGGCACCATGCCCGCGCCAGTGCAGCGCCAGTGGCGGCCTTTCCAGGGCGGCCATCGCTGCCGGATAGGTGGGATCACCGGGAAGCAGCACACGGCGCTCGGAGGCCAGCAGCCTCCGCAGCGAAGCCGGCGGGGCCGAACCGCCGAAGGGATCGGGCCCCCAGTGCCCACGGAAGCCAGCCAGGCGCTGCAGCCACGCGCCTCCGATCCCGGGCAGCAGCGCAAAGGCCTCCAGAGGCGCCTGCCAGGCCTCGGCCAGATCGCCGAACGTGGCCTCGATCGCCCGGAGGCGCACCCAGCCGACCCCAGGACAGGAGGCCCACAGCAGCCACCAGCGCCGCCGCTCCCGAGACCAGGCGCGCCCGCGCCCTCCGCCGCGGGCCCCCTGGCAGCCCGGCACCTCCGCCGCCCGCAGCGGCAACTGCAGCACCTGACCCATCAGCATCAGTACATCTGTACTGATGCTAAGACGGTCCCCGGCGCAGGGCCTCCACCGCCGCGGCGAGATCCGGCGGCAGCCTGCGCAGCACCCGCCGCCGGTCCGGCCCCGCGGAGCTGTCCAGCAGCACCAGCTCCACCTGCGCCTCGGCGGCGACGGCACCGTCAGGAGCCACGAAACAGCAGTACCAGGGCAGCTTGATGCCCTGGCGGGGCAGCACCACACTGCGCACCTGCACCAGATCGCCATGGAAGAGGGCCTGGCGGTAGCTGATCGCGAGCCCCACCACGGGCAGCTCCAGGCCCCGCCCGGAGAGCTCGCTGTAGGCCAGGCCCGCCGCCTCCAGGGCCTGCACCCGGGCCTCTTCCATCCAGGCGACGTAGGCCCCGTGCCACATCACCCCCGCATGGTCGGTGTGCTGGGGCAGGACGCGACGTTCCATCCGCCAGCTGCGGGGCTCCTCCATCACGGTGTGCATGCCAGGAGCTTCAGGCCTCACAAACCGCCATAGGCTGCCCGATAGCCCGCTGCCCAGCCGTGTTCCGCAACGTTCTGATCGCCGACTCCGGCAAAGGCCATGTGGAGGAGATGGTGCGGATGCTCCGCGAGATCCCCGTGGTGCGTCAGGCCCGCCTGAACCTGCTCCACGTGGTGCCGGAACAGGCCGGCGAGGACTTTCAGGAGCACTGGCAGGAAGCGGCCGGCATCGTGGCCGCCGCCGTGGGGCGCCTGAAGCTCGACCCCAGTGAGATCAACACCATCATCCGCCAGGGCGACACCAAGCAGACGGTGCTGCGGGTGGCGGAGGAGCTCCATGCCGACCTCATCGTGATGGGGTCCCGGGGGCTGAGCCGGCTGCAGTCCATTCTCAGCAACAGTGCCAGCCAGTACGTCTTCCAGCTCTCCACCCGCCCGATGCTGCTGGTGCGCGACGACCTCTATGTGCGCCACATCAACAAGGTGATGGTGGCCATCGATGGCACCGGGGTGGGCGACGATGCGCTGCGACTGGCCTGTGAGCTGGTGCGGGAGATCCCCGGGGGCACCCTCACCGGGATCCATGTGACCCGCCAGGACCTCACCCCCTCCCGGGGCGGCAAATCACCGGCCGATGATGTGCTGGAGCGGGCGGTGCAGCGAGCCCGGGGCCTGGGGGTGAGCCTGCAGCCGGTGCACCGAACCGGCGATGTGGGACGCACCGTCTGCGCGGCGGCCGAAGAACTGAAGAGCGATCTGGTGGTGATCGCCTCCCAGGACCGGCGGCCCGTGGTGGCCAAGGCCCTGGTGGATCTGGATCGTCTGCTCGGCAGTTCGGTGAGCGACTACATCCGTGTCCACGCCCCGGCTCCGGTGCTCCTGGTTCGCGAACCCGAAGGCCGGCGGTGATTCCGCCTGGAGTGGGCGGTGCCAGACAGGCTCCCCGCCGGGAGCCATG
This portion of the Cyanobium sp. NIES-981 genome encodes:
- a CDS encoding universal stress protein, whose product is MFRNVLIADSGKGHVEEMVRMLREIPVVRQARLNLLHVVPEQAGEDFQEHWQEAAGIVAAAVGRLKLDPSEINTIIRQGDTKQTVLRVAEELHADLIVMGSRGLSRLQSILSNSASQYVFQLSTRPMLLVRDDLYVRHINKVMVAIDGTGVGDDALRLACELVREIPGGTLTGIHVTRQDLTPSRGGKSPADDVLERAVQRARGLGVSLQPVHRTGDVGRTVCAAAEELKSDLVVIASQDRRPVVAKALVDLDRLLGSSVSDYIRVHAPAPVLLVREPEGRR
- a CDS encoding DNA-processing protein DprA, whose product is MGQVLQLPLRAAEVPGCQGARGGGRGRAWSRERRRWWLLWASCPGVGWVRLRAIEATFGDLAEAWQAPLEAFALLPGIGGAWLQRLAGFRGHWGPDPFGGSAPPASLRRLLASERRVLLPGDPTYPAAMAALERPPLALHWRGHGALWPLLARRQGVAIVGTRRPSRHGMAAAEALGAALARAGWPVVSGLAEGIDAAAHRGCLEAGGVPVAVLGTPLERVYPRHHGRLQREVAERGLLVSEQPAGAAVRPGHFAARNRLQVALAQAVVVVECPESSGALHSARLAWDSLLPLWVVPADAGRLSARGSNRLMTQGASALLEADDLIQQLGPGPHRRPPSAVRPGGRSSGSDAALLQVLEGGGACLEQLCRALDQPAPQVAARLLTLELAGLVQAEPGLRWRRI
- a CDS encoding acyl-CoA thioesterase; this translates as MHTVMEEPRSWRMERRVLPQHTDHAGVMWHGAYVAWMEEARVQALEAAGLAYSELSGRGLELPVVGLAISYRQALFHGDLVQVRSVVLPRQGIKLPWYCCFVAPDGAVAAEAQVELVLLDSSAGPDRRRVLRRLPPDLAAAVEALRRGPS